In Edaphobacter aggregans, the sequence ACGGGGCTTTCGGGACCTCCGAGGCGCTCGCCAGGCATACACATGGGGATGCCGGGAGGATAAGGCACGAGCATGACGGCGCCGATGCGGCCGGCCATGTGGGTGAAGCGGATTTTTTCGGTTTCGGCGCGCAGGAGCTTCTGGTAGGTCTGCGCCGGGGTGAGGACGGGGTCGAAGTCTTCGTCGCAGGCGTCGCCGACGAGTGTGGGCAGGTTGAGCTGCACCATAGCGGCGTGCATCTCGTCCGAGAGTTCTTTGAGGGTAGTGTTGCGGTAGCGGTGGGGGTACTTGGCTACGAGTTCGGGGAGCGCTTCTTCGAGCGGAGCTTCGCTGTCGTAGAGGCGCTTGAATTCGAAGAGGTTCTCGAGGAGGCTTCCCCACTTGCCCTTGGAGGTGCCGACGGAGAAGAGGACTAGGACGGTGTAGTCGCCGGTGCGGGCGATTTCGACGCGGCGGGAGTCGAGGAACTCGGTGAGTATGGCGCCGGGGATGCCCCAGTCGCTGACCTGACCCTGCGCGTTGACGCCCGGCATGAGGATGGTGACCTTGGTGGGGTCGAGCATGCAGTAGCCGTCGGCGATGTCTTCGTCCTGGAAGCCGTGCCAGTCCTCGCCGGGCTTGAGTGTCCAGGAGTTGGGGTCTTTGGAGAGGAGCGAGTCTGGGGCTTCTTCGAAGACGTGCATCTGGCCGTCGGCGGGGTCGATGACCTGATCGGGCTGGAAGAGGCGGAAGAACCAGCCTTCACCACCTTCGGCGGCGCGGAGGCGGTGAGCGACTGAGGACATGGCCTTGCGGAAGCTGATGGCGTCCTGGATGGTGTCGTACATCAGCGTGGGACCGGCAGGTTCGTCCATCATGGCTGCGGCCACGTCGAGCGATGCGATGAGCGGGTAGAAGGGCGAGGTGGTGCCGTGCATCATGAAGGACTCGTTGAACTGGTCGAAGTCGAGCGGAGCACGGGGGCTGAGCTTAATGTGGACCATGGAGCCCATGGAGAAGGCCGCGAGCATCTTGTGTGTGGATTGCACGGCGAAGATGGCTGGACGGCCGGGCATGTCGTCGGGGACGTCCATGGCGAAGCGGCCGCGGTAGATTTTGTGGAACTTTGCGTAGGCGTACCAAGCTTCGTCGAAGTGGACGCGAGGGACGGATTTGGAGAGCTCTTCAACGACGCGGTTGACGTCGTAGCAGAGGCCGTCGTAGGTGGAGTTGGTGACGACGGCATAAGTCGGGTTCTGGTTTTCGACACCCTTGGTGAGCGGGCTGCGCTCGATGAGGCCCTTGATGAAGTCGGGGTGGAAACGCTTGAGCGGGACGAGGCCGATCATGCCGTAGCCGTTGCGCGTGGGCTTCATGTAGACGGGGCGCGCGCCGGTGACGGTGAGGGAGTGACAGATGGATTTGTGGCAGTTGGCGTCGGCGAGAACGATGTCGTCCTGAGCGATGACTCCGTGACCGATGATCTGGTTGGAGGTGGAGGAGCCGCCGAGGACGTAGAAGGTCCAATCGGCGCCGAAGATGCGGGCGGCGTTGCGCTCGGATTCGCCGGCGGGCCCGAGGTGATCGAGCCATGAACCGAGGGGCGCGGTGGAGATGCCGAGATCGGAGCGGAGGAGATTTTCGCCGAAGAACTTGTGGAACTCCATGCCGACGGGGTGCTTGAGATACGCGACGCCGCCCATGTGGCCGGGAGCGTCCCAGGAGTAAGCGCCCTGGTCGGTGTACTTCTTGAGTTCGCGGAAGTAGGGCGGGAGGAGCTGCTCGTGGTAGCGCTCGACGGCGAAGTCGACACGGTTGGCGATGAAGGCCGGGGTGTCGCCGAAGAGGTGGATGTACTCGTGGACCTGCTTGACCACTTCGAGGGGGAGTTCGCTGACGAGGGTGCGGTCGGCGATGAGGAAGATCGGGATTTTCTTGTTGCGATGGCGGACGGCACGGAGGATCTTGAGTGCGGCGCGCTCGTCGAACTGGTTCTCGCCTTCGAGGTCCCAGTCGAGCAGGATCGCACTGTGCGACGGGTCCGACGTTACCAGCGACAGACCATCTTCCGGCGTGGAGGTGCGGACGACCTCGTAACCCTCTTCACTAATTGCTTCAACAAGCCTCTCCATGGCGCGGTCTGAGACCGAGTCGGTACCACCCACTTCGCTTGCAATCAATAAAACCCAACGACCTTCGTTCATTCCACCTCGCTACTTCCATTTGTCAGTTTATAGCGATTCGACACTGGAATGTGTGAACGCCGTGAATATGTGGGGACGGTGTGACGGGGCGATTTGACTAGCTTGCGCTGAGCGAGAGCAGGTCGAGGGCGCCTTTGGATTTGAGGTCGTCGGCGACCCACTGGCCGAGGGTCTCGGAGCTGGTGTCGAAGGTGGCTTCGGTCTCAATCTGTACCATGGATTCGCCGTCGGGCGCGACGACTTGGGCGAACATACGCCACTTGTTGAACTCGGGAACACAGTGAGCGCCGACGGGGAGCGAACAGCCTCCGCCGAGAGCATCGAGTGTAACGCGTTCGGCTTCAACGCAGAAACGGGTCTCGGGGTGGTCGAGGAAGGCGATGGCTTGGCGGATGGCGCGGTCGCGATCGGTAAAGGAAGAGCGGGTCTCGATGGCGAGCGCTCCTTGCCCCGGGGCGGGACATATCTCGTCGGGGGAGAA encodes:
- a CDS encoding Orn/Lys/Arg decarboxylase N-terminal domain-containing protein produces the protein MNEGRWVLLIASEVGGTDSVSDRAMERLVEAISEEGYEVVRTSTPEDGLSLVTSDPSHSAILLDWDLEGENQFDERAALKILRAVRHRNKKIPIFLIADRTLVSELPLEVVKQVHEYIHLFGDTPAFIANRVDFAVERYHEQLLPPYFRELKKYTDQGAYSWDAPGHMGGVAYLKHPVGMEFHKFFGENLLRSDLGISTAPLGSWLDHLGPAGESERNAARIFGADWTFYVLGGSSTSNQIIGHGVIAQDDIVLADANCHKSICHSLTVTGARPVYMKPTRNGYGMIGLVPLKRFHPDFIKGLIERSPLTKGVENQNPTYAVVTNSTYDGLCYDVNRVVEELSKSVPRVHFDEAWYAYAKFHKIYRGRFAMDVPDDMPGRPAIFAVQSTHKMLAAFSMGSMVHIKLSPRAPLDFDQFNESFMMHGTTSPFYPLIASLDVAAAMMDEPAGPTLMYDTIQDAISFRKAMSSVAHRLRAAEGGEGWFFRLFQPDQVIDPADGQMHVFEEAPDSLLSKDPNSWTLKPGEDWHGFQDEDIADGYCMLDPTKVTILMPGVNAQGQVSDWGIPGAILTEFLDSRRVEIARTGDYTVLVLFSVGTSKGKWGSLLENLFEFKRLYDSEAPLEEALPELVAKYPHRYRNTTLKELSDEMHAAMVQLNLPTLVGDACDEDFDPVLTPAQTYQKLLRAETEKIRFTHMAGRIGAVMLVPYPPGIPMCMPGERLGGPESPVIRLILATEEFGKRFPGFEREVHGIETDAEGNYWMRAVIETPGVKLSVNGNGNGNGKQHPPSSAPPLKKSRKPRRPPE